The genomic segment NNNNNNNNNNNNNNNNNNNNNNNNNNNNNNNNNNNNNNNNNNNNNNNNNNNNNNNNNNNNNNNNNNNNNNNNNNNNNNNNNNNNNNNNNNNNNNNNNNNNNNNNNNNNNNNNNNNNNNNNNNNNNNNNNNNNNNNNNNNNNNNNNNNNNNNNNNNNNNNNNNNNNNNNNNNNNNNNNNNNNNNNNNNNNNNNNNNNNNNNNNNNNNNNNNNNNNNNNNNNNNNNNNNNNNNNNNNNNNNNNNNNNNNNNNNNNNNNNNNNNNNNNNNNNNNNNNNNNNNNNNNNNNNNNNNNNNNNNNNNNNNNNNNNNNNNNNNNNNNNNNNNNNNNNNNNNNNNNNNNNNNNNNNNNNNNNNNNNNNNNNNNNNNNNNNNNNNNNNNNNNNNNNNNNNNNNNNNNNNNNNNNNNNNNNNNNNNNNNNNNNNNNNNNNNNNNNNNNNNNNNNNNNNNNNNNNNNNNNNNNNNNNNNNNNNNNNNNNNNNNNNNNNNNNNNNNNNNNNNNNNNNNNNNNNNNNNNNNNNNNNNNNNNNNNNNNNNNNNNNNNNNNNNNNNNNNNNNNNNNNNNNNNNNNNNNNNNNNNNNNNNNNNNNNNNNNNNNNNNNNNNNNNNNNNNNNNNNNNNNNNNNNNNNNNNNNNNNNNNNNNNNNNNNNNNNNNNNNNNNNNNNNNNNNNNNNNNNNNNNNNNNNNNNNNNNNNNNNNNNNNNNNNNNNNNNNNNNNNNNNNNNNNNNNNNNNNNNNNNNNNNNNNNNNNNNNNNNNNNNNNNNNNNNNNNNNNNNNNNNNNNNNNNNNNNNNNNNNNNNNNNNNNNNNNNNNNNNNNNNNNNNNNNNNNNNNNNNNNNNNNNNNNNNNNNNNNNNNNNNNNNNNNNNNNNNNNNNNNNNNNNNNNNNNNNNNNNNNNNNNNNNNNNNNNNNNNNNNNNNNNNNNNNNNNNNNNNNNNNNNNNNNNNNNNNNNNNNNNNNNNNNNNNNNNNNNNNNNNNNNNNNNNNNNNNNNNNNNNNNNNNNNNNNNNNNNNNNNNNNNNNNNNNNNNNNNNNNNNNNNNNNNNNNNNNNNNNNNNNNNNNNNNNNNNNNNNNNNNNNNNNNNNNNNNNNNNNNNNNNNNNNNNNNNNNNNNNNNNNNNNNNNNNNNNNNNNNNNNNNNNNNNNNNNNNNNNNNNNNNNNNNNNNNNNNNNNNNNNNNNNNNNNNNNNNNNNNNNNNNNNNNNNNNNNNNNNNNNNNNNNNNNNNNNNNNNNNNNNNNNNNNNNNNNNNNNNNNNNNNNNNNNNNNNNNNNNNNNNNNNNNNNNNNNNNNNNNNNNNNNNNNNNNNNNNNNNNNNNNNNNNNNNNNNNNNNNNNNNNNNNNNNNNNNNNNNNNNNNNNNNNNNNNNNNNNNNNNNNNNNNNNNNNNNNNNNNNNNNNNNNNNNNNNNNNNNNNNNNNNNNNNNNNNNNNNNNNNNNNNNNNNNNNNNNNNNNNNNNNNNNNNNNNNNNNNNNNNNNNNNNNNNNNNNNNNNNNNNNNNNNNNNNNNNNNNNNNNNNNNNNNNNNNNNNNNNNNNNNNNNNNNNNNNNNNNNNNNNNNNNNNNNNNNNNNNNNNNNNNNNNNNNNNNNNNNNNNNNNNNNNNNNNNNNNNNNNNNNNNNNNNNNNNNNNNNNNNNNNNNNNNNNNNNNNNNNNNNNNNNNNNNNNNNNNNNNNNNNNNNNNNNNNNNNNNNNNNNNNNNNNNNNNNNNNNNNNNNNNNNNNNNNNNNNNNNNNNNNNNNNNNNNNNNNNNNNNNNNNNNNNNNNNNNNNNNNNNNNNNNNNNNNNNNNNNNNNNNNNNNNNNNNNNNNNNNNNNNNNNNNNNNNNNNNNNNNNNNNNNNNNNNNNNNNNNNNNNNNNNNNNNNNNNNNNNNNNNNNNNNNNNNNNNNNNNNNNNNNNNNNNNNNNNNNNNNNNNNNNNNNNNNNNNNNNNNNNNNNNNNNNNNNNNNNNNNNNNNNNNNNNNNNNNNNNNNNNNNNNNNNNNNNNNNNNNNNNNNNNNNNNNNNNNNNNNNNNNNNNNNNNNNNNNNNNNNNNNNNNNNNNNNNNNNNNNNNNNNNNNNNNNNNNNNNNNNNNNNNNNNNNNNNNNNNNNNNNNNNNNNNNNNNNNNNNNNNNNNNNNNNNNNNNNNNNNNNNNNNNNNNNNNNNNNNNNNNNNNNNNNNNNNNNNNNNNNNNNNNNNNNNNNNNNNNNNNNNNNNNNNNNNNNNNNNNNNNNNNNNNNNNNNNNNNNNNNNNNNNNNNNNNNNNNNNNNNNNNNNNNNNNNNNNNNNNNNNNNNNNNNNNNNNNNNNNNNNNNNNNNNNNNNNNNNNNNNNNNNNNNNNNNNNNNNNNNNNNNNNNNNNNNNNNNNNNNNNNNNNNNNNNNNNNNNNNNNNNNNNNNNNNNNNNNNNNNNNNNNNNNNNNNNNNNNNNNNNNNNNNNNNNNNNNNNNNNNNNNNNNNNNNNNNNNNNNNNNNNNNNNNNNNNNNNNNNNNNNNNNNNNNNNNNNNNNNNNNNNNNNNNNNNNNNNNNNNNNNNNNNNNNNNNNNNNNNNNNNNNNNNNNNNNNNNNNNNNNNNNNNNNNNNNNNNNNNNNNNNATCTAATTTGATCATTGCCTTGAAGTTTCCAAAAACTTTTGCAGGAAGTGAGCCACTGAAATCATTACGAGAAAGATCAAAAATTCGCAACTTGGGAAAGCAAAACTTAGTCAGACACGTACTTATAGGTCCATGGAACTTGTTCGACTTTAATATAAGGACCTGCAGGTATTCAAGAGTTCCGAGCCAAGATGGAAACCTGTCATTTATAGCATTGTTCCCCACATCAAGTACTTCTAGACCACCACACTTGAGCAACGACACAGGTACAGGTCCTTCAAATTGATTACCATTTATGACAATGGTACTCAACGAAGTGCTGTGTGCACATAATGGGGGAAGACTCCCTGTGAAATTGTTCCTTCTTAAGTCTAGCACCGTTAGACTAGCCATGCTTCCCAAGCAATGTGGAACTGAGTCACTGAAGTTGTTGCGTGATAAATCTAATAAGATAAGCGAACTCATGTTACAAATGGATGAAGGTAGTGGACCCTGAAGGGAGTTAAATTTCAGATCAAGATACTGTACGTTATAGTAATGAAATTGTGGTAGGTGGCTTGCCAATGAATTATGAGAAAGGTTTAGGAACTGTAACGAGTCCCATCTCATGCCGCTAAACCAGTTAGGGATTTGACCATGAATCTTATTGTTAGAAATATCCAAGTACACAAGTGTCTTTACATTTCTCAAGAAGTGTGGAAAATCCTTCAGTTGACAAGATGATAAGAATAAAGATGATAGGCTTAGAAAGGTGATATTCATTCCCTCATCAATGGTGATGTTATTTGATGAAATTCCAAGGGTTTCAACGTTTGTGAGATTCACAAGTGATTGAGGAAAAGAACCACTGAGTTGATTATTGCTTAAATGCAGTTCTTTTAATGTTGGGTTTGTTTTGATCACTTCATCGGCTAGTCCTCTGAATCGGTTGTGTTGGAGCAACACTGAAGATAGAAAAGGTAGGCTAAACACCCAAGATGGTATGATACCATTCAGTGAATTGTACGACAAATTCACATAAGTTAGATTTTGAAGCATGCTTGGGTTGCTAGGCAGTGGGCCAGATAGGGAATTACTCGACATGTCTAAGTATTTAAGATGTGTCAAACTTAAAATTGAAGCAGGAAATGGACCAGTGAAGCTGTTTTCAGAAAGATGTAAATAATATAGCTCTTGGAGGTTAGAGAAAACATCAGGAATTTCACCTGAAAAGGAGTTGTCAGAAAGATGGAAATTTTTGAGGTGCTTCAATTTAGAGATTGTGGAAGGAATATGGCCAGTGAAATGATTATAAGATAAAAGCAAGTCCGTAATTTGTGTCAGATTGCCTATGGAATCAGGAATGGAACCAGAGAATTGACATCCTCCGAGGTCCAAGAGATGCCTGTGCCTGAAATATCCAACTCCATTAACAGAGTGTTTCTCCGGTGGATCTTTGGAAAAACTCCTTTGAGAAGATCATTCCCTCTCAAATAGAGCGTATCCAAGCTGTTTGGCAGAAGGAAAAAGCTCTCTGTGAGAACACCTCGCAGATTAGTATAACGAAGATCCAGGTACTTtaaggaggaagaagaaatatTCATAGGTATTGGAGATGAGATGTTGACATAAGAGAGAGAAAGTATCTCCAGATTTGTGAAGTTGTGAAACATTGGTTCAAATGTTCTCTCATCAAGTTGTAATCCATAAGAAAGATGAAGTGAAACCAAATTGGAAAGGTATGAGATTTCTGTTGGGATTTTCCCTTGAAACCAAGCATCACAAAGGTTGAGATGCCTCAAATTTGTCAATCGGCCAATGTTATGTGGGATTGAAGATAGTGTTTGGAGAtgatgaagttggaagagaCTGCTATTGGGATGAATACTTCCATGAAGCAGACTACAACTAAGGTCTAAACCGATAACATGACCGTTTAATAAGTCACAAGTGACTCCATCCCAACTGCAACAATCCCTACTCTCATTCCAAGACTCTGTTTTTAGGAAAGAAGTTCCATGACACGGAAAAATAAAGTACTCTACGGACATATTTTGAAAGGATTGTTTGAACTGAAGCAAAGCAGAAGCTTCAGTGGGAGAGCAAAGATGATGctcaaaggaagaagaaaagcaTTCACTTATTAGCAACACAAAACACagaaatgaataaaagaaaaagaaacgtcccattttttgtttgtttgttttcagCAAATAACAGGATGTTTGTTCTCTTTTTACAAATCAATCAGCATTATCCACATATATATATGCTAGTTTCAGTTGTCATACATAAATTGAATACCTATAACATACTGATTAATGTACTCCTACAAGTAAAGTTACAAGAAGGTAGGATATACGTAGACCTTTATGAAGTAAGAATACAAACAACAcaaattttcaatgaaaaaatataatattaagttaaaataatcaaatcttACTCAAAACATTAAGAAGATTATACaatgatattgaaataattGCACTGAATTTCATAagttgatataataatattaaaatagtattGATTTtgctacatcaaaaatgatctatAACGgcaattaattaagtttaaatgccgctaaatatgtatttttaacggcaattaacactctttgcatatgtccctaaagcctttagcggcattggatctaatgacacttaactaatacCGGCAAAATCTTTAGCACTCTTtaataatgtgtatatttattgccgctaaaagttatttttgttgtagtgtgtGTTGCAGTGCTTTTAATTCAAAGAATACaccaaaaaacaaatttgatcttttttttaaCACCCAACAATTTATTTTGCATAACGCAAAAGGTTTTACCGTTTGAAAGgctttaaaatattcaataatgaaaaaataaaaatagtaataggaataaaaaaggtaaaaataataatatggatTCATGAAGATCGtcaatcatatattattataagtgggaataTCTTAACTTTAAAGTTGGATTACGATTTTACACCTtcactaaatttaaatattattaaaaaaactaattaataaaatattaaataataattatatggtATTAATCCATTATATTTCCAGATAGAATTAATTCACGAAATTCTAAAATGGAGTTTGGTAGACGAAGTGTTAttacttaaaaaattaattaataaaatattaaataataattatatatatgatattaatCCATCACATTTCTAGATAGAATTAATTCATGGAATTCTAAAATGAAGTTTGGTAGATGAAGTGCTTCGTAACAAAAAAAGACAGTAAATTATATCCTTTAAAAACTGCAACATCCTTAACcattaaacaacaaaatatcCTCTGAATTACCAGACATCTTAATATGACACACATTTTTAGATTTTAGTTAGAAACTTTACATATCTCAACTTTAACAAATCTAATTCTCATAAATGttatgtaacatccgacaatttgaagtggctttgaaggagcttgaaacttggaaatagtcatttttggaaaaatttagaatctggaaatttggttaagtatggaaaaaaatgagtttttggtcaactttgagtagtcttaactcctagctcaggatgagttaggagtagttccagttatggttgcgaagctcgtggaacgatctttccaactccgccaagtttgctcgattccgagtttgtatgagggagttaCGCCCTTTAGAAGatgggcagttggaagggaaatccgtccggaaatttaagggcattttggtcttttcccaaaTTCTTTCTCTTGAGGTTACAtggtgtgttaggctgattttggatcatttcttttatcccattttaaagagaaagagttagggttcttgagaggagaagaagagaagaagaagagaagaagaggagaaaggagatcaacaagtttccgtcgtggattatcgtcgggggtgatccctaataggtatgtgagttccTCGTGTGgtttgatcctttcccccacacaccaagctcatttttatgatttgagaaaagattggaattgttgttgaagttgttatttgatgttgaagttgttagttgttgttaaagttgttagttgttgttgatgttgttggttGCGTTGTTGAAATCTATCGTATGTTGAgggaattatgattctaagaggTATGACCATTTGGAGTGATTCACCATCAAATTCGCAGCAAATTCTGGGCTATCGATTCCCATCTACGGacgtgacctacggaccgtagatcgattgacggtccatactggtcaaccgtcaatcgggacagaagttgggtttttggggcatcgatctacgggcacaacctacggtccgtaacctgacctacggaccgtaagtcaggaccgtaggtcaacacttagtcattttcttaaatgaatTCTGGGGAAAATCTCTGACGCGATCCACGgacctgcagtacggaccgtaagtccatctacaGTCCGTCGATGGTGTCCGTAGATGCCAtctgtgt from the Solanum stenotomum isolate F172 unplaced genomic scaffold, ASM1918654v1 scaffold21219, whole genome shotgun sequence genome contains:
- the LOC125850967 gene encoding receptor-like protein 7, whose protein sequence is MNISSSSLKYLDLRYTNLRGVLTESFFLLPNSLDTLYLRGNDLLKGVFPKIHRRNTLLMELDISGTGNLTQITDLLLSYNHFTGHIPSTISKLKHLKNFHLSDNSFSGEIPDVFSNLQELYYLHLSENSFTGPFPASILSLTHLKYLDMSSNSLSGPLPSNPSMLQNLTYVNLSYNSLNGIIPSWVFSLPFLSSVLLQHNRFRGLADEVIKTNPTLKELHLSNNQLSGSFPQSLVNLTNVETLGISSNNITIDEGMNITFLSLSSLFLSSCQLKDFPHFLRNVKTLVYLDISNNKIHGQIPNWFSGMRWDSLQFLNLSHNSLASHLPQFHYYNVQYLDLKFNSLQGPLPSSICNMSSLILLDLSRNNFSDSVPHCLGSMASLTVLDLRRNNFTGSLPPLCAHSTSLSTIVINGNQFEGPVPVSLLKCGGLEVLDVGNNAINDRFPSWLGTLEYLQVLILKSNKFHGPIMAHFLQKFLETSRQ